From Grus americana isolate bGruAme1 chromosome 22, bGruAme1.mat, whole genome shotgun sequence, the proteins below share one genomic window:
- the LOC129195366 gene encoding feather keratin Cos1-1/Cos1-3/Cos2-1-like, with product MIKASPTPHFLSHFSCLLLLGNQVSEPLPQDMSCYDQCQPCQPCQPCGPTPLANSYNEPCVRQCQNSTVVIQPSPVVVTLPGPILSSFPQNTVVGSSTSAAVGSILSCDGVPITSGCCDLSCITSRYCGRRCLPC from the exons ATGATAAAAGCCAGCCCAACTCCTCACTTCCTCAGCCACTTCTcttgcctccttctccttgggaaccAGGTGA GTGAACCTCTGCCCcaagacatgtcctgctacgaccagtgccagccctgccagccctgccagccctgtggcccaaccccgctggccaacagctaCAATGAgccctgtgtcaggcagtgccagaactccaccgtcgtcatccagccctcccccgtggtggtgaccctgcccggccccatcctcagctccttcccacagaacaccgttgtgggctcctccacctccgctgctgttggcagcatcctcagctgtgatggagtgcccatcacctctgggtgctgtgacctctcctgTATCACCAGCCGCTACTGTGGCCGGAGATGCCTGCCCTGCTAA